A single genomic interval of Astyanax mexicanus isolate ESR-SI-001 chromosome 4, AstMex3_surface, whole genome shotgun sequence harbors:
- the LOC111189065 gene encoding cadherin-12-like, protein MMIHPVQRVMAWTLLWTGLVVLQFVLSAAVDVEEVHHSSVLHRHKREWKFNMYFAMEELPGWLLPQKIGQLINTEAEQKPYTEFQISGEGANGLFIVNDAGEIFVTAPLDREKKSSYKLNAQIRDSRTKVRLEPDGEIHIKVLDINDNKPIFSDIPVRSVYERAAKGTEVLTVTATDADDPKTANGNIVYKLMNGTNYFRISNQTGKITVEDSRLDRETQSQYKLVVQASDMFGKPGGFTTTTVVTVNINDINDNAPAFIRGIFRFTVKEDVKTAFEIGKLTVKDQDEKQNKNPKFTIQGNNDLFFVYRDDDGDGALIIKKGLDYETNPSYSFMVTVSETDVVQPPDSQGSVVTSARVLVSVADVNEPPFFTQTEYKFLKV, encoded by the exons ATGATGATCCATCCTGTCCAGAGGGTGATGGCTTGGACATTGCTTTGGACAGGGCTTGTGGTCCTGCAGTTTGTCCTCAGTGCGGCTGTAGATGTTGAGGAGGTCCATCACAGCTCGGTTCTGCACAGACATAAACGAGAGTGGAAGTTTAACATGTACTTCGCTATGGAGGAGCTGCCAGGATGGCTGCTTCCACAGAAAATCGGACAG tTAATAAACACAGAAGCCGAACAGAAGCCCTACACTGAGTTCCAGATCTCCGGGGAAGGAGCGAATGGGCTCTTTATAGTGAACGATGCTGGAGAGATATTTGTCACAGCACCTTTAGACCGAGAGAAGAAGAGCAGCTACAAACTGAACGCCCAGATCAGAGACTCCCGCACTAAAGTAAGACTGGAGCCGGACGGTGAGATTCACATCAAAGTCCTGGATATTAACGACAACAAGCCGATTTTCTCAGATATACCGGTCAGATCCGTCTACGAGAGAGCAGCAAAAG GTACCGAAGTGCTGACTGTAACTGCCACTGATGCAGATGATCCAAAAACAGCCAATGGGAATATTGTCTATAAACTGATGAACGGAACTAACTACTTCAGAATTTCAAATCAAACAG gTAAAATCACAGTTGAGGACAGCCGATTGGACCGTGAGACTCAGAGTCAGTATAAGCTCGTAGTTCAGGCCTCAGACATGTTCGGCAAACCAGGAGGATTTACGACCACCACCGTCGTGACTGTTAATATAAATGATATCAATGACAACGCGCCTGCTTTCATTAGAG GGATCTTCAGATTTACAGTGAAAGAAGACGTGAAGACGGCGTTTGAAATCGGGAAACTGACTGTGAAGGACCAGGATGAGAAGCAGAATAAAAACCCTAAGTTTACGATCCAGGGAAATAACGATCTGTTCTTCGTGTATCGGGACGACGATGGTGACGGAGCTCTCATAATCAAAAAG GGTTTGGACTACGAGACCAACCCCTCGTACAGTTTCATGGTGACGGTGAGCGAGACTGACGTGGTCCAGCCCCCGGACTCTCAGGGGTCTGTGGTGACCTCGGCTCGAGTGTTAGTCTCGGTTGCGGACGTTAACGAACCGCCGTTTTTTACCCAGACTGAGTACAAGTTCCTGAAGGTCTGA